One window of the Nicotiana tabacum cultivar K326 chromosome 4, ASM71507v2, whole genome shotgun sequence genome contains the following:
- the LOC107785282 gene encoding uncharacterized protein LOC107785282 — protein MKGHNPIEVAKTVLEVADVAWSAVEHCHHHTHNRSETTPYDVSEQDDELKSLRSENERLKRLLQQNLVLLQSMSQSPLLLQDCPPDLHDRLLAAVESGSFLKQLESLNRNSVDGDGCQFPFKEPTGSDVETAELLVNMSLEGPSWWVWVTEEMVPSNFEERSGIDNENYVIVSEEYVVDAVANFMAKCIVSNSKAQKMSPEELQKTLTKALEGTGKVEKLFNIWHAAQTFYVLSTWGLALVGLYKSRSVVRLAAKGVHNTSKMVLKAL, from the exons ATGAAGGGGCACAATCCGATTGAGGTGGCGAAGACGGTATTGGAGGTAGCCGACGTGGCATGGTCAGCAGTGGAACACTGTCACCACCATACCCATAATCGCTCCGAAACGACGCCGTATGATGTGTCTGAACAAGATGACGAATTAAAATCGTTGAGGTCTGAAAACGAGCGGCTGAAACGGTTGCTTCAACAAAATCTTGTGCTTCTTCAGAGCATGTCACAATCTCCTTTATTACTTCAAGATTGCCCCCCTGAT CTTCATGATCGTCTGTTAGCTGCTGTGGAGTCAGGAAGCTTTTTGAAACAGCTGGAATCACTCAATCGAAATTCCGTTGATGGGGATGGCTGTCAATTTCCTTTCAAGGAGCCTACTG GTTCTGACGTGGAGACTGCAGAACTTCTGGTAAACATGAGCCTTGAAGGCCCAAGTTGGTGGGTTTGGGTGACTGAGGAAATGGTCCCCAGCAATTTTGAAGAAAGAAGTGGAATAGATAATGAAAATTACGTGATTGTTAGTGAGGAATATGTTGTAGATGCAGTTGCCAACTTTATGGCTAAATGCATAGTATCCAATTCGAAGGCTCAG AAGATGTCTCCTGAAGAACTGCAAAAGA CCTTGACAAAAGCATTAGAAGGCACAGGTAAAGTAGAAAAATTGTTCAACATTTGGCATGCAGCACAAACGTTCTACGTCCTTTCCACCTGGGGACTTGCTCTAGTGGG GTTGTACAAGAGCCGATCTGTTGTTAGACTTGCTGCCAAAGGGGTTCACAATACAAGCAAAATGGTTCTAAAGGCTCTTTGA
- the LOC107807328 gene encoding omega-amidase, chloroplastic isoform X2 — MTKITKFKIGICQLKVTIEKNANISQARNLIHAAAEQGANLILLPEMWNCPYSADLFAEFAENLNDINSSPSSLMLSEVAYSLGVTIIGGSIPERDASSGRLYNTCCVFGSNGELKAKHRKIHLFDMGKPLPGDVHFKESDTFSAGEKPTVVETDFGCIGIGICHDLRFPELAILYRARGAHLICYPGAFNMSTGEALWELEQRTRAVDNQLYAATCSPCRDSAGSYMIWGHSTVVGPMGEIIGTTGHEETVLIAEIDYAKIQLTRDSFSLENQRRDNVYRFIDLHQESP, encoded by the exons ATGACCAAAATTACAAAG TTCAAGATTGGAATTTGTCAGCTGAAAGTTACTATAGAGAAGAATGCCAACATTTCTCAGGCTCGAAATCTAATCCATGCTGCTGCAGAACAAGGCGCAAACCTTATACTATTGCCT GAAATGTGGAACTGCCCATATTCAGCTGATCTGTTTGCAGAGTTTGCCGAGAACTTGAATGATATAAACAGCTCGCCTTCGTCTCTAATGTTATCTGAAGTGGCTTACTCCCTAGGAGTCACCATTATAGGTGGATCAATTCCAGAAAGGGATGCGAGTAGTGGTAGATTGTACAATACTTGCTGTGTGTTTGGATCCAATGGAGAATTAAAGGCTAAGCACAGGAAA ATACATTTGTTTGATATGGGTAAGCCATTACCAGGAGATGTTCACTTTAAGGAATCAGATACTTTTTCAGCAGGAGAGAAGCCTACCGTCGTTGAAACAG ATTTTGGTTGCATTGGCATAGGAATTTGCCATGACCTTCGTTTCCCTGAGCTCGCGATTCTGTATAGAGCAAGAG GTGCTCATCTAATTTGTTATCCTGGAGCTTTCAACATGAGTACAGGGGAGGCTTTGTGGGAACTGGAACAGAGAACAAG GGCAGTCGATAACCAG CTTTATGCGGCAACTTGCTCTCCATGTCGAGACTCGGCTGGTAGCTACATGATATGGGGTCATTCTACTGTGGTTGGACCA ATGGGTGAAATTATTGGAACCACAGGGCACGAGGAAACAGTTCTAATTGCTGAGATTGATTATGCTAAGATTCAACTTACAAG GGACAGCTTTTCCTTGGAGAACCAAAGGCGCGACAATGTCTATCGTTTTATTGACTTGCATCAAGAAAGTCCTTAA
- the LOC107807328 gene encoding omega-amidase, chloroplastic isoform X1 — protein MTKITKFKIGICQLKVTIEKNANISQARNLIHAAAEQGANLILLPEMWNCPYSADLFAEFAENLNDINSSPSSLMLSEVAYSLGVTIIGGSIPERDASSGRLYNTCCVFGSNGELKAKHRKIHLFDMGKPLPGDVHFKESDTFSAGEKPTVVETDFGCIGIGICHDLRFPELAILYRARGAHLICYPGAFNMSTGEALWELEQRTRAVDNQLYAATCSPCRDSAGSYMIWGHSTVVGPQMGEIIGTTGHEETVLIAEIDYAKIQLTRDSFSLENQRRDNVYRFIDLHQESP, from the exons ATGACCAAAATTACAAAG TTCAAGATTGGAATTTGTCAGCTGAAAGTTACTATAGAGAAGAATGCCAACATTTCTCAGGCTCGAAATCTAATCCATGCTGCTGCAGAACAAGGCGCAAACCTTATACTATTGCCT GAAATGTGGAACTGCCCATATTCAGCTGATCTGTTTGCAGAGTTTGCCGAGAACTTGAATGATATAAACAGCTCGCCTTCGTCTCTAATGTTATCTGAAGTGGCTTACTCCCTAGGAGTCACCATTATAGGTGGATCAATTCCAGAAAGGGATGCGAGTAGTGGTAGATTGTACAATACTTGCTGTGTGTTTGGATCCAATGGAGAATTAAAGGCTAAGCACAGGAAA ATACATTTGTTTGATATGGGTAAGCCATTACCAGGAGATGTTCACTTTAAGGAATCAGATACTTTTTCAGCAGGAGAGAAGCCTACCGTCGTTGAAACAG ATTTTGGTTGCATTGGCATAGGAATTTGCCATGACCTTCGTTTCCCTGAGCTCGCGATTCTGTATAGAGCAAGAG GTGCTCATCTAATTTGTTATCCTGGAGCTTTCAACATGAGTACAGGGGAGGCTTTGTGGGAACTGGAACAGAGAACAAG GGCAGTCGATAACCAG CTTTATGCGGCAACTTGCTCTCCATGTCGAGACTCGGCTGGTAGCTACATGATATGGGGTCATTCTACTGTGGTTGGACCA CAGATGGGTGAAATTATTGGAACCACAGGGCACGAGGAAACAGTTCTAATTGCTGAGATTGATTATGCTAAGATTCAACTTACAAG GGACAGCTTTTCCTTGGAGAACCAAAGGCGCGACAATGTCTATCGTTTTATTGACTTGCATCAAGAAAGTCCTTAA
- the LOC107807328 gene encoding omega-amidase, chloroplastic isoform X3 codes for MTKITKFKIGICQLKVTIEKNANISQARNLIHAAAEQGANLILLPEMWNCPYSADLFAEFAENLNDINSSPSSLMLSEVAYSLGVTIIGGSIPERDASSGRLYNTCCVFGSNGELKAKHRKIHLFDMGKPLPGDVHFKESDTFSAGEKPTVVETDFGCIGIGICHDLRFPELAILYRARGAHLICYPGAFNMSTGEALWELEQRTRAVDNQLYAATCSPCRDSAGSYMIWGHSTVVGPVCYRWVKLLEPQGTRKQF; via the exons ATGACCAAAATTACAAAG TTCAAGATTGGAATTTGTCAGCTGAAAGTTACTATAGAGAAGAATGCCAACATTTCTCAGGCTCGAAATCTAATCCATGCTGCTGCAGAACAAGGCGCAAACCTTATACTATTGCCT GAAATGTGGAACTGCCCATATTCAGCTGATCTGTTTGCAGAGTTTGCCGAGAACTTGAATGATATAAACAGCTCGCCTTCGTCTCTAATGTTATCTGAAGTGGCTTACTCCCTAGGAGTCACCATTATAGGTGGATCAATTCCAGAAAGGGATGCGAGTAGTGGTAGATTGTACAATACTTGCTGTGTGTTTGGATCCAATGGAGAATTAAAGGCTAAGCACAGGAAA ATACATTTGTTTGATATGGGTAAGCCATTACCAGGAGATGTTCACTTTAAGGAATCAGATACTTTTTCAGCAGGAGAGAAGCCTACCGTCGTTGAAACAG ATTTTGGTTGCATTGGCATAGGAATTTGCCATGACCTTCGTTTCCCTGAGCTCGCGATTCTGTATAGAGCAAGAG GTGCTCATCTAATTTGTTATCCTGGAGCTTTCAACATGAGTACAGGGGAGGCTTTGTGGGAACTGGAACAGAGAACAAG GGCAGTCGATAACCAG CTTTATGCGGCAACTTGCTCTCCATGTCGAGACTCGGCTGGTAGCTACATGATATGGGGTCATTCTACTGTGGTTGGACCAGTATGTTA CAGATGGGTGAAATTATTGGAACCACAGGGCACGAGGAAACAGTTCTAA
- the LOC107807328 gene encoding omega-amidase, chloroplastic isoform X4, with the protein MWNCPYSADLFAEFAENLNDINSSPSSLMLSEVAYSLGVTIIGGSIPERDASSGRLYNTCCVFGSNGELKAKHRKIHLFDMGKPLPGDVHFKESDTFSAGEKPTVVETDFGCIGIGICHDLRFPELAILYRARGAHLICYPGAFNMSTGEALWELEQRTRAVDNQLYAATCSPCRDSAGSYMIWGHSTVVGPQMGEIIGTTGHEETVLIAEIDYAKIQLTRDSFSLENQRRDNVYRFIDLHQESP; encoded by the exons ATGTGGAACTGCCCATATTCAGCTGATCTGTTTGCAGAGTTTGCCGAGAACTTGAATGATATAAACAGCTCGCCTTCGTCTCTAATGTTATCTGAAGTGGCTTACTCCCTAGGAGTCACCATTATAGGTGGATCAATTCCAGAAAGGGATGCGAGTAGTGGTAGATTGTACAATACTTGCTGTGTGTTTGGATCCAATGGAGAATTAAAGGCTAAGCACAGGAAA ATACATTTGTTTGATATGGGTAAGCCATTACCAGGAGATGTTCACTTTAAGGAATCAGATACTTTTTCAGCAGGAGAGAAGCCTACCGTCGTTGAAACAG ATTTTGGTTGCATTGGCATAGGAATTTGCCATGACCTTCGTTTCCCTGAGCTCGCGATTCTGTATAGAGCAAGAG GTGCTCATCTAATTTGTTATCCTGGAGCTTTCAACATGAGTACAGGGGAGGCTTTGTGGGAACTGGAACAGAGAACAAG GGCAGTCGATAACCAG CTTTATGCGGCAACTTGCTCTCCATGTCGAGACTCGGCTGGTAGCTACATGATATGGGGTCATTCTACTGTGGTTGGACCA CAGATGGGTGAAATTATTGGAACCACAGGGCACGAGGAAACAGTTCTAATTGCTGAGATTGATTATGCTAAGATTCAACTTACAAG GGACAGCTTTTCCTTGGAGAACCAAAGGCGCGACAATGTCTATCGTTTTATTGACTTGCATCAAGAAAGTCCTTAA